In Paraburkholderia aromaticivorans, a single window of DNA contains:
- a CDS encoding L-serine ammonia-lyase produces MNVSTFDLFKIGIGPSSSHTVGPMIAACRFASRMRDGGTLDRVHAIRADLFGSLGATGKGHGTDKAVLLGLEGNLPDTIDPDYVEQRLAQIRASKSLEIAGVQRIDFDEKLQLTFLRREVLPFHPNGMRFTAFDKQGAVIDEQAYYSVGGGFVVDDAGDRLNGAHGKKQVPYPFKTGVDLLRLCGESGLSIAQIMLENESTWRPSHVVCEQLLTIRNVMAAAIARGCSIEGALPGPLKVKRRAAQLYRQLKSQSEESLRDPLSMIDWINLYAMAVNEENAAGGRIVTAPTNGAAGIIPAVLQYYMKFVPGANDDGAVTFLLTASAIGLLYKENASISGAEVGCQGEVGVACSMAAAALAAVMGGSPEQVENAAEIGMEHNLGMTCDPVGGLVQIPCIERNAMGAVKAVNAARMALRGNGKHYVSLDKVIKTMRETGADMKTKYKETSRGGLAVNVIEC; encoded by the coding sequence ATGAACGTCAGCACCTTCGATCTCTTCAAGATTGGCATCGGGCCATCGAGTTCTCACACGGTGGGCCCGATGATCGCGGCCTGCCGGTTCGCCTCACGGATGCGCGATGGCGGCACGCTTGATCGCGTTCACGCGATTCGCGCCGACCTGTTTGGCTCGCTGGGTGCAACGGGCAAGGGCCACGGCACCGATAAAGCCGTGCTGCTCGGGCTCGAGGGAAACCTGCCCGATACGATTGATCCCGACTACGTCGAGCAGCGCCTCGCGCAGATACGTGCGTCGAAATCGCTTGAGATTGCGGGTGTCCAGCGGATCGACTTCGATGAGAAGTTGCAACTGACGTTCCTGCGTCGCGAGGTGTTGCCGTTTCACCCGAACGGCATGCGCTTTACCGCATTCGATAAACAGGGCGCGGTGATCGACGAGCAGGCCTATTACTCGGTCGGCGGAGGCTTTGTTGTCGATGATGCGGGGGATCGTCTGAACGGTGCGCACGGCAAGAAACAGGTTCCCTATCCGTTCAAAACCGGTGTGGACCTGCTGCGCCTTTGCGGAGAGAGTGGTCTGTCGATCGCGCAGATCATGCTCGAAAACGAGTCGACATGGCGGCCGTCGCATGTCGTGTGCGAGCAGCTCCTGACGATCCGCAATGTGATGGCCGCCGCGATTGCGCGCGGTTGTTCGATAGAAGGCGCATTGCCCGGTCCGCTGAAAGTCAAGCGGCGCGCGGCGCAACTGTATCGCCAGTTGAAGTCGCAATCAGAAGAAAGTCTGCGCGATCCGCTGTCGATGATCGACTGGATCAACCTGTACGCAATGGCGGTGAACGAGGAAAACGCCGCTGGCGGGCGCATCGTGACCGCACCGACTAATGGCGCCGCCGGGATCATCCCGGCCGTGCTGCAGTACTACATGAAGTTCGTGCCGGGTGCGAACGATGATGGCGCGGTGACCTTTCTGCTGACCGCGTCCGCGATCGGCCTGCTCTACAAGGAGAATGCGTCGATCTCCGGTGCGGAAGTCGGTTGTCAGGGCGAAGTCGGCGTGGCGTGTTCGATGGCCGCTGCGGCGCTTGCAGCCGTGATGGGCGGGTCGCCGGAACAGGTCGAAAACGCCGCCGAAATTGGCATGGAACACAACCTGGGCATGACCTGCGATCCAGTTGGCGGTCTTGTTCAGATTCCGTGCATCGAGCGTAACGCGATGGGCGCAGTCAAGGCTGTGAACGCCGCACGCATGGCACTGCGCGGCAACGGTAAGCACTACGTGTCGCTGGATAAGGTCATCAAGACGATGCGTGAGACAGGCGCCGATATGAAGACCAAGTACAAGGAAACCTCGCGCGGGGGCCTCGCGGTCAACGTGATCGAGTGTTGA
- a CDS encoding sarcosine oxidase subunit beta family protein has translation MNRYSIFSLLRNGLSYHENWERAWKSPEPKKEYDVVIVGGGGHGLATAYYLAKELGVRNIAVLEKGWIGGGNTARNTTIVRSNYLWDESAALYEKALQLWEGLSQDINYNVMFSQRGVMNLAHTLQDVRDTERRVNANRLNGVDAEFLTPAQIKEIVPVINLQSRYPVLGASFQRRAGVARHDAVAWGYARGADQHGVDIIQNCGVTGIRRANGAVVGVDTVKGFIKAKKVAVVAAGNSSVLAEMAGIRLPLESHPLQALVSEPIKPIVNTVIMSNAVHAYISQSDKGDLVIGAGVDQYTGYGQRGSFHTIEGTLQAIVEMFPVFSRVRMNRQWGGIVDVSPDACPIVSKTDVKGLYFNCGWGTGGFKATPGSGWAFAHTIANDSPHPLNAPFSLDRFYTGHLIDEHGAAAVAH, from the coding sequence ATGAACCGGTATTCGATATTCAGTTTGTTGCGCAACGGGTTGTCGTATCACGAGAACTGGGAGCGCGCATGGAAGAGCCCCGAGCCGAAGAAAGAGTACGACGTGGTGATTGTCGGTGGCGGCGGGCACGGTCTCGCGACGGCGTACTACCTCGCGAAGGAACTCGGGGTGCGTAACATTGCGGTCCTGGAAAAGGGCTGGATTGGTGGCGGCAATACCGCGCGCAATACAACGATCGTGCGCTCGAACTATCTGTGGGACGAGTCGGCCGCCCTGTATGAAAAGGCTCTGCAACTGTGGGAAGGCCTTTCGCAGGACATCAACTATAACGTGATGTTCAGCCAGCGAGGTGTGATGAACCTCGCGCATACCCTGCAGGACGTGCGCGACACCGAGCGACGCGTCAACGCGAACCGGCTGAACGGCGTCGATGCGGAATTCCTCACGCCGGCACAGATCAAGGAGATCGTGCCGGTGATCAATCTTCAGAGTCGCTATCCGGTGCTGGGTGCATCGTTTCAGCGTCGGGCTGGCGTTGCGCGACACGACGCCGTGGCGTGGGGCTATGCGCGCGGCGCCGACCAGCACGGCGTCGATATCATCCAGAACTGTGGCGTGACAGGCATTCGCCGCGCCAATGGCGCCGTGGTCGGCGTCGATACCGTCAAAGGCTTCATCAAGGCGAAGAAGGTCGCGGTGGTCGCAGCAGGCAACAGCAGCGTACTCGCGGAGATGGCCGGAATCCGCCTGCCGCTTGAGAGCCATCCGCTGCAGGCGCTTGTTTCCGAGCCGATCAAGCCGATCGTCAATACGGTGATCATGTCCAACGCGGTGCACGCGTACATCAGTCAGTCGGACAAGGGCGATCTGGTGATCGGAGCCGGCGTGGACCAGTACACCGGCTATGGACAGCGCGGTAGTTTCCACACCATTGAAGGCACGCTGCAGGCCATCGTCGAAATGTTCCCGGTGTTCTCGCGCGTGCGAATGAACCGGCAGTGGGGCGGGATCGTCGATGTGTCGCCCGATGCCTGTCCCATCGTCAGCAAGACTGACGTGAAAGGACTGTACTTTAACTGCGGCTGGGGAACGGGTGGCTTCAAGGCTACGCCGGGTTCGGGCTGGGCCTTCGCGCACACGATTGCCAACGATTCACCGCATCCGCTGAATGCGCCATTCTCGCTGGACCGGTTCTATACCGGCCATCTGATCGACGAACACGGCGCAGCAGCGGTCGCGCACTAA
- a CDS encoding sarcosine oxidase subunit delta: MLLIQCPWCGPRAESEFSYGGEAEIVRPLDTEKLTDREWGEYLFMRKNTRGLHREQWNHAQGCRRWFNAERDTVTYAFKSVSKIGGPKEGELA, encoded by the coding sequence ATGTTGCTCATTCAATGCCCCTGGTGCGGGCCGCGCGCCGAGTCCGAATTCTCGTACGGCGGCGAAGCCGAGATCGTGCGTCCGCTCGACACCGAGAAGCTGACCGACCGCGAATGGGGCGAGTACCTGTTCATGCGCAAGAACACGCGTGGGCTGCACCGCGAACAGTGGAATCATGCGCAGGGATGCCGCCGCTGGTTCAATGCCGAACGTGACACCGTGACGTACGCATTCAAATCGGTCAGCAAGATAGGCGGTCCGAAAGAAGGAGAATTAGCATGA
- a CDS encoding sarcosine oxidase subunit alpha family protein has protein sequence MTQQNRLPSGGRINRAIPLTFTFNGKTYQGFQGDTLASALLANDVHFVARSFKYHRPRGIVTAGVEEPNALVQLERGAHTIPNARATEVELYQGLDATSVNAEPSLEHDRMAINQKFARFMPAGFYYKTFMWPKSFWPKYEERIRHAAGLGKSPEVKDTSRYDKRFAHCDVLVVGAGPAGLAAARTASASGARVILVDDQPELGGSLLSGAERVDGKPVADWVRTIEAELSAMAEVTVLSRSTAFGYQDHNLVTVTQRLTDHLPVCTRGGTRERLWKIRAKKVILATGAHERPLVFGNNDLPGIMLASAISTYINRYGVLPGRRAVVFTNNDEGYRAALDLKMHGADVTVVDPRGASAGALPQQAARSGVAIANNAVVIDAGGKERVRNVTIARYAEGRVGARIARLGCDLVGMSGGWNPVLHLFAQSGGKALWNDDRACFMPGAGVQEECSVGAARGAFQLPEALEDGVAAGKRAALFAGLPDPAVPGWQAKASNETPLLPLWLVAARGHGSRGPKRFVDFQNDVSAADILLAAREGYHSVEHVKRYTAMGFGTDQGKLGNINGMAILAGALGKTIPETGTTTFRPNYTPVTFGTIAGRELGDFLDPVRKTCIHPWHEAHGAQFEDVGNWKRPWYYPKNGEDLHAAVARECLAVRNSVGILDASTLGKIDIQGPDAATLLNWMYTNPWSKLEVGKCRYGLMLDENGMVFDDGVTVRLGEQHYMMTTTTGGAARVLNWMERWLQTEWPDLNVHLASVTDHWATFAVVGPNSRKVLQKVCKDIDFANAAFPFMTYRNGTVAGTAARVMRISFSGELAYEVNVPANFGRGVWEAVMSAGREFDITPYGTETMHVLRAEKGYIIVGQDTDGSVTPFDLGMGGMVAKKDCLGKRSLSRSDTQREDRKQLVGLKTVDPRIQLTEGAQIVATPAVQGIAPMLGHVTSSYQSPILQRSIALAVLKGGLGKIGERVFVSMSATRCVEAEVCSPVFYDPQGVRQRVE, from the coding sequence ATGACACAACAGAACCGTCTGCCGTCGGGCGGGCGCATCAATCGCGCGATCCCGCTCACGTTTACCTTCAACGGCAAAACCTATCAGGGCTTTCAGGGCGACACGCTGGCATCCGCGCTGCTTGCCAACGACGTTCATTTCGTAGCCCGCAGTTTCAAATATCACCGCCCGCGCGGCATTGTGACCGCGGGCGTCGAGGAGCCGAACGCGCTGGTACAGCTCGAACGCGGCGCGCATACCATTCCGAATGCGCGTGCAACGGAGGTCGAGCTTTATCAGGGACTCGACGCGACGAGCGTCAACGCCGAGCCGAGTCTCGAACACGATCGCATGGCGATCAACCAGAAATTTGCCCGCTTCATGCCGGCCGGCTTCTACTACAAAACCTTCATGTGGCCGAAAAGCTTCTGGCCAAAATATGAGGAGCGCATTCGCCATGCCGCGGGTCTGGGCAAGTCGCCTGAGGTCAAGGACACAAGCCGCTACGACAAGCGCTTTGCGCATTGTGATGTGCTGGTCGTCGGTGCGGGTCCGGCAGGACTGGCTGCGGCGCGAACGGCCAGCGCGAGTGGCGCCCGGGTCATTCTGGTTGACGATCAACCGGAACTGGGTGGAAGCCTGCTGTCGGGCGCTGAGAGGGTCGACGGCAAGCCGGTCGCCGACTGGGTGCGCACGATCGAGGCCGAGCTTTCAGCTATGGCGGAGGTGACAGTCCTGAGCCGAAGTACCGCGTTTGGCTATCAGGATCACAACCTCGTCACAGTCACACAACGTCTGACCGACCATTTGCCCGTTTGTACACGGGGCGGCACGCGCGAGCGGTTGTGGAAGATTCGCGCGAAGAAGGTAATCCTCGCGACCGGTGCCCATGAGCGGCCGCTGGTATTTGGCAACAACGACCTGCCTGGCATCATGCTCGCATCGGCGATCTCGACTTACATCAATCGTTACGGTGTTCTGCCAGGGCGGCGAGCGGTCGTTTTCACAAATAATGACGAGGGCTATCGCGCTGCACTCGATCTCAAAATGCACGGGGCAGACGTGACGGTTGTCGATCCTCGCGGCGCCAGCGCGGGCGCACTGCCGCAACAGGCTGCGCGCAGCGGAGTTGCCATTGCCAACAACGCCGTGGTGATCGACGCCGGCGGCAAGGAACGCGTGCGCAACGTCACAATTGCCCGCTATGCAGAGGGCCGCGTCGGCGCGCGTATCGCCAGGCTCGGATGCGATCTGGTGGGTATGTCGGGCGGCTGGAATCCGGTTTTGCACCTCTTCGCGCAGTCAGGCGGCAAGGCACTGTGGAACGACGACAGGGCGTGCTTCATGCCGGGCGCTGGCGTGCAGGAAGAGTGCAGCGTCGGCGCCGCACGGGGCGCGTTCCAGCTACCGGAGGCGCTTGAGGACGGCGTGGCGGCCGGCAAGCGGGCGGCTCTGTTTGCAGGACTGCCTGATCCTGCCGTTCCGGGCTGGCAGGCCAAAGCATCGAATGAAACGCCGCTGCTGCCGCTTTGGCTGGTCGCAGCACGGGGGCACGGCTCGCGCGGGCCGAAGCGGTTCGTCGATTTCCAGAATGATGTGTCGGCGGCAGACATCCTGCTCGCCGCGCGCGAAGGCTACCACTCGGTCGAGCACGTGAAGCGCTATACCGCGATGGGTTTTGGCACCGATCAGGGCAAGCTCGGCAACATCAACGGCATGGCAATTCTCGCCGGCGCCCTTGGCAAGACGATTCCTGAAACCGGCACGACGACATTCCGGCCGAATTACACGCCGGTCACGTTCGGCACCATTGCCGGGCGCGAACTCGGGGATTTCCTCGATCCGGTTCGCAAGACCTGCATCCATCCGTGGCACGAAGCACATGGTGCGCAGTTCGAGGACGTGGGCAACTGGAAGCGCCCGTGGTACTACCCGAAGAACGGCGAAGACTTGCACGCGGCCGTCGCACGCGAATGCCTGGCTGTCCGCAACAGCGTCGGCATTCTGGATGCGTCGACACTCGGCAAGATTGATATTCAGGGGCCGGATGCAGCCACGCTGCTCAACTGGATGTACACGAACCCGTGGAGCAAGCTGGAAGTCGGCAAGTGCCGCTACGGGCTGATGCTCGACGAGAACGGCATGGTCTTCGACGACGGCGTGACAGTGCGCCTTGGCGAGCAGCACTACATGATGACGACGACCACGGGCGGCGCCGCGAGGGTACTGAACTGGATGGAGCGCTGGCTGCAGACGGAGTGGCCGGATCTCAACGTGCATCTCGCGTCAGTGACCGATCACTGGGCGACATTTGCCGTGGTGGGGCCGAACAGTCGAAAGGTACTTCAGAAGGTCTGCAAGGACATTGACTTCGCGAATGCCGCTTTCCCGTTCATGACGTATCGCAACGGTACCGTCGCTGGCACGGCTGCGCGGGTCATGCGCATCAGTTTCTCTGGCGAACTGGCTTATGAAGTCAACGTGCCCGCGAACTTCGGGCGTGGCGTGTGGGAAGCGGTGATGAGCGCCGGCCGCGAGTTCGACATCACGCCGTATGGCACCGAGACCATGCACGTGCTGCGTGCGGAGAAAGGCTACATCATCGTCGGGCAGGACACGGATGGATCGGTGACGCCGTTCGACCTCGGCATGGGCGGCATGGTCGCCAAAAAAGATTGCCTCGGCAAGCGCTCGCTGTCGCGCTCGGATACGCAGCGTGAGGACCGCAAGCAACTAGTCGGGTTGAAGACAGTGGACCCGCGCATCCAATTGACCGAAGGCGCGCAGATCGTCGCGACGCCGGCGGTGCAGGGGATCGCACCGATGCTGGGTCACGTGACGTCGAGCTACCAGAGCCCGATCCTGCAGCGGTCGATCGCGCTCGCCGTGCTTAAAGGCGGCCTCGGCAAAATCGGCGAGCGCGTGTTCGTGTCGATGTCGGCGACGCGTTGTGTGGAAGCCGAAGTGTGCAGTCCTGTTTTCTACGATCCGCAAGGGGTACGTCAGCGTGTTGAATGA
- a CDS encoding sarcosine oxidase subunit gamma has translation MLNDLIQESPLIAIEANIAAAAASGGVAGRFQLTERPFGTLVTLRGAGAAFEAPVARALGFALPQRAGGCVTVGERAALWMGPDEWLIYSTQDMGADLERLLRASLHGQHHAVVDVSSGYTVIDIAGSTVRDVLASGCPLDLHRRVFGDGQCAQTHFFKAGITLCRTGDDRFQVIVRRSFAEYCALMLLDAAKPYLA, from the coding sequence GTGTTGAATGATCTGATTCAGGAATCGCCGCTCATCGCGATCGAAGCGAACATCGCGGCGGCGGCGGCGTCGGGCGGCGTGGCGGGCCGCTTCCAGTTGACCGAGCGGCCGTTCGGGACGCTCGTCACGTTGCGCGGCGCAGGTGCCGCATTCGAGGCGCCTGTAGCGCGCGCATTGGGCTTTGCGCTGCCGCAACGCGCTGGCGGCTGCGTCACGGTGGGGGAGCGCGCCGCGCTGTGGATGGGGCCGGACGAGTGGCTGATCTATTCCACCCAGGACATGGGCGCCGATCTCGAACGGCTGTTGCGTGCCAGCCTCCATGGCCAACACCACGCGGTAGTGGATGTCAGCAGCGGTTATACGGTGATCGATATCGCCGGCTCGACGGTGCGCGATGTGCTGGCGAGCGGCTGTCCGCTCGATCTGCATCGGCGTGTGTTCGGCGACGGACAGTGCGCGCAGACGCACTTCTTCAAGGCCGGCATCACGCTGTGCCGTACCGGCGACGACCGGTTCCAGGTCATCGTGCGACGCAGCTTTGCCGAATATTGCGCACTGATGCTGCTCGATGCGGCAAAGCCGTATCTTGCGTAG
- a CDS encoding dihydroneopterin aldolase, with product MKHAEAGPTVEWDVVIDELRVQTRIGIHDHERAPQPVVIDAVLHCRAEALPDHIDACLDYDAFCRILRAYLEDQTHTDLVERLAADLLTLTFDRFTVLDDAVLTLYKPHAVRSAERVGVRLRWSRRDYLRWRAHPAAAHVTEAWYA from the coding sequence ATGAAACATGCAGAAGCGGGACCGACGGTCGAATGGGACGTTGTGATCGATGAGTTGCGCGTGCAGACGCGGATCGGGATCCATGACCACGAACGCGCGCCGCAACCGGTTGTGATCGACGCCGTGCTGCATTGCCGCGCCGAGGCACTACCGGATCACATCGATGCGTGCCTCGACTACGACGCGTTCTGCCGGATACTGCGCGCATACCTCGAAGACCAGACACATACGGACCTGGTCGAGCGACTCGCCGCCGATCTGCTGACGTTGACGTTCGACCGTTTCACGGTGCTCGACGACGCGGTGCTCACGCTTTACAAGCCGCACGCAGTGCGCTCGGCTGAGCGGGTGGGCGTACGTCTGCGCTGGAGTCGTCGTGACTATCTGCGCTGGCGCGCCCACCCGGCCGCGGCACACGTCACCGAAGCCTGGTACGCCTGA
- the purU gene encoding formyltetrahydrofolate deformylase produces MTENTTKRTVRAPQFALTVTCASAPGQVAALVRFLDERGCYIDEFDVFDDDTTARFFVRCIFHAASAQQLDVASLRGEFAVVAGRFDMVWAIHDMSVKPRVLIMVSKFDHCLADLLFRWRMDELRMDIVAIVSNHPDLEPLAVPNGITWHHLPVTADTKPQQEAQLLTLIERTGAELVILARYMQVLSPGLSASLAGRAINIHHSFLPGFKGAKPYHQAHARGVKLIGATAHFVTDDLDEGPIIEQVVERVTHAYGPDRLLATGRDVECLALARAVKLFTEHRIFINGNCTVVLQ; encoded by the coding sequence ATGACTGAAAACACTACGAAGCGCACGGTTCGGGCGCCTCAGTTCGCGCTGACCGTCACCTGTGCCAGTGCGCCTGGACAGGTCGCGGCGCTGGTGCGATTTCTCGATGAGCGGGGCTGTTATATCGACGAATTTGACGTGTTTGACGATGACACTACGGCCCGCTTTTTCGTGCGCTGCATTTTTCACGCGGCATCCGCACAGCAGCTGGATGTCGCATCGCTGCGTGGCGAGTTCGCGGTGGTCGCCGGACGCTTCGATATGGTCTGGGCGATTCACGACATGTCGGTGAAACCCCGGGTACTGATCATGGTGTCGAAGTTCGATCATTGCCTGGCCGACCTGCTGTTCCGGTGGCGCATGGACGAACTCAGGATGGACATCGTCGCGATCGTGTCCAATCACCCGGATCTTGAGCCGCTGGCTGTCCCCAACGGCATCACCTGGCACCATTTGCCGGTGACCGCCGACACGAAGCCGCAGCAGGAAGCCCAGTTACTAACCCTGATCGAACGGACCGGCGCGGAACTGGTCATCCTTGCACGCTACATGCAGGTGCTGTCCCCCGGGCTGAGCGCATCCCTCGCCGGACGCGCAATCAACATTCACCACTCGTTCCTGCCGGGCTTCAAGGGTGCGAAGCCATATCACCAGGCACATGCACGCGGGGTGAAGCTGATCGGCGCGACCGCGCATTTCGTCACCGACGATCTCGACGAAGGGCCGATCATCGAGCAGGTCGTGGAACGCGTCACTCACGCCTATGGCCCCGACCGGCTGCTTGCGACAGGACGTGATGTGGAGTGCCTCGCGCTGGCGCGCGCCGTCAAGCTTTTTACCGAGCATCGAATTTTCATCAACGGCAACTGCACCGTCGTGCTTCAGTAA
- a CDS encoding M24 family metallopeptidase, with translation MKLENLIRIENGEKVKHTFSEAEYASRQGKLRDLLARENIDAVLFTSYHNLNYYADFLYCSFGRKYGLVVTQKKVVSISANIDGGQPWRRTVGDYNVVYTDWQRDNFFRGVQQEIENKGRVGIEFDHVPVDVLAKLKAALPSVEFVDISAQTMRMRMIKSAEEIAVITHGANVCDVGGAALAAAVHEGVPEHEVALASTQAMVREIARRFPDSELMDTWTWFQSGINTDGAHNPVTTRKVQKGDILSLNCFSMIAGYYTALERTMFFDHCSDAHLRLWKVNVEVHEAGLKLIKPGARCSDIAHELNKIYAEYNLLQYRTFGYGHSFGVLSHYYGREAGLELREDIDTVLEPNMVISMEPMIMLPQGLPGAGGYREHDILVVGEKSATNITAFPYGPEHNIIKA, from the coding sequence ATGAAACTGGAGAATCTGATTCGAATCGAGAACGGCGAAAAGGTGAAGCACACCTTCTCGGAAGCCGAGTACGCCAGCCGCCAGGGCAAGCTTCGTGATCTGCTGGCGCGCGAGAACATCGACGCCGTGCTGTTCACGTCGTATCACAACCTCAACTACTACGCAGACTTCCTGTACTGCTCGTTCGGCCGTAAATACGGGCTGGTGGTCACGCAGAAAAAGGTCGTGTCGATCTCGGCGAACATCGACGGTGGCCAGCCGTGGCGCCGCACGGTCGGTGACTACAACGTGGTCTACACCGACTGGCAGCGCGACAACTTCTTCCGTGGCGTGCAGCAGGAAATCGAGAACAAGGGGCGTGTGGGCATCGAGTTCGATCATGTGCCGGTCGATGTGCTGGCCAAGCTGAAGGCCGCATTGCCGTCAGTCGAATTCGTCGACATCAGCGCGCAGACGATGCGCATGCGCATGATCAAGTCGGCCGAGGAAATTGCGGTCATCACGCACGGCGCGAATGTCTGCGACGTGGGCGGTGCGGCGCTCGCTGCGGCGGTTCATGAGGGGGTGCCCGAACACGAGGTCGCACTCGCGTCGACCCAGGCGATGGTCCGCGAGATCGCGCGCCGCTTTCCCGATTCGGAACTGATGGACACGTGGACGTGGTTCCAGTCAGGCATCAACACGGACGGCGCGCACAATCCGGTGACGACGCGCAAGGTGCAGAAGGGCGACATTTTGAGCCTGAACTGCTTCTCGATGATCGCCGGCTATTACACCGCACTCGAACGCACGATGTTCTTCGACCACTGCTCTGACGCGCACCTGCGTCTGTGGAAGGTCAACGTCGAAGTGCATGAGGCGGGGCTGAAGCTGATCAAGCCGGGCGCACGCTGCAGCGATATCGCGCACGAACTGAACAAGATCTACGCGGAGTACAACCTGCTGCAGTACCGCACGTTCGGTTATGGCCATTCGTTCGGCGTGCTGTCGCATTACTACGGGCGCGAAGCGGGGCTCGAACTGCGCGAAGACATCGACACGGTGCTTGAGCCGAACATGGTGATTTCGATGGAACCGATGATCATGCTGCCGCAAGGCCTGCCGGGTGCGGGCGGCTATCGCGAGCACGACATCCTGGTGGTCGGCGAGAAGAGTGCGACCAACATTACCGCATTCCCGTACGGTCCGGAGCACAACATCATCAAGGCCTGA